In one Alphaproteobacteria bacterium genomic region, the following are encoded:
- a CDS encoding VOC family protein — protein sequence MQRLEHINLVVGDIAATADFLMTAFPKWRIRGTGTQTWGGKPRHWSHVGDDDTYVTLNDNGEGPNRDLSGHSPGLAHIGFEVDDLDAVLKRLLGAGYEIDIDGFDHPFRRNVYFVDPAGFQFEFIQYLSDKPEEKNRYD from the coding sequence ATGCAGAGACTCGAGCATATCAATCTGGTTGTCGGCGATATCGCGGCGACCGCCGATTTCCTGATGACCGCGTTCCCGAAATGGCGCATCCGCGGGACCGGGACCCAGACCTGGGGCGGGAAGCCACGTCACTGGTCCCATGTCGGTGACGATGACACATACGTCACCCTGAACGACAATGGCGAAGGCCCCAACCGCGACCTATCCGGACATAGTCCCGGCCTCGCCCATATCGGGTTCGAAGTCGACGATCTGGACGCCGTCCTGAAGCGTCTTCTAGGCGCCGGGTATGAAATCGACATCGACGGTTTCGACCATCCGTTCCGACGTAACGTCTACTTCGTCGATCCGGCCGGCTTCCAATTCGAATTCATCCAGTATCTCAGCGACAAACCCGAGGAGAAGAACCGCTATGACTGA
- a CDS encoding nuclear transport factor 2 family protein encodes MTDNQTRQPDRNDLVHALYSTVDRRDAPGLARFLTDTIVFRLGNHDPIVGLNAVLDANEAFFRTIENMSHDIAGIWTVDETTICNGNVHYVRLDGSRLTLPFATILTFQDERIADYRVYVDVSPL; translated from the coding sequence ATGACTGACAATCAGACCCGACAACCGGACCGCAACGACCTGGTACATGCCCTCTACAGCACGGTCGACCGTCGCGACGCGCCCGGATTGGCCAGGTTCCTGACCGATACCATCGTGTTTCGCCTGGGAAACCATGACCCGATCGTCGGCCTGAATGCAGTCCTGGATGCAAATGAGGCCTTCTTCAGAACCATTGAAAACATGAGCCATGACATCGCCGGAATCTGGACTGTCGACGAAACGACGATCTGTAACGGCAACGTCCATTATGTTCGCCTTGACGGTTCCAGACTGACCCTGCCCTTTGCAACGATCCTGACCTTCCAGGACGAGCGGATTGCGGATTATCGGGTCTATGTCGATGTGTCGCCGCTCTGA
- a CDS encoding 2-hydroxychromene-2-carboxylate isomerase, producing MTRTIDYFYSHVSPWTFLGHRRLMDIAAKHGATIAYRPITVAEIFPKTGGLPLAKRPPERRAYRMVELKRWSRHLGVPINFEPKFFPADDRPALYLAHAAREAGADVGELSHAILKGVWQDERNVADWDELKAIATDLGLDGAGLVEQAQSEKIQAAATAECEAALAAGCFGVPWYSLDGEGFWGQDRLELLDATLGGR from the coding sequence ATGACCCGAACCATCGACTATTTCTACAGTCATGTATCGCCCTGGACCTTCCTGGGCCATCGGCGGTTGATGGATATTGCCGCCAAGCATGGCGCGACCATCGCCTACCGGCCGATCACCGTAGCCGAGATATTCCCGAAGACCGGCGGCCTGCCGCTGGCCAAACGCCCGCCGGAGCGCCGTGCCTATCGCATGGTGGAACTGAAGCGCTGGTCCCGGCATCTCGGCGTGCCGATCAATTTCGAACCGAAATTCTTTCCGGCGGATGATCGACCGGCCCTGTATCTCGCCCATGCCGCCCGGGAGGCGGGAGCGGATGTCGGCGAACTGTCCCATGCCATCCTGAAGGGCGTCTGGCAGGACGAACGCAATGTGGCGGACTGGGACGAACTGAAAGCCATCGCTACGGATCTTGGATTGGACGGTGCCGGGCTGGTCGAACAGGCGCAGTCCGAGAAGATCCAGGCGGCCGCGACGGCCGAATGCGAGGCGGCGCTCGCCGCTGGCTGCTTCGGGGTCCCGTGGTACTCCCTCGACGGCGAAGGCTTCTGGGGACAGGACCGGCTGGAACTTCTGGATGCGACGCTGGGTGGCCGCTGA
- a CDS encoding TerB family tellurite resistance protein: MSIWGKIVGGAAGFAMGGPLGLLVGAVGGHFVDRLRPDQEPDPERAKRSVGFTIAVIVLGAKMAKADGVVTPDEVDAFKEVFQVPESEMKNVARVFNQARKDARGFEPYAEQVAGMFRNSPEVLEELLWCLAHIAKADGVIHPGELEFLSSVSEIFGFDGATFERVTALQLDGGNADPYQILGVAAGASDEEIRKAHRALVVENHPDKLIAKGMPEEFVTVANERVAKINAAYDQIRQMRAGAAQ; the protein is encoded by the coding sequence ATGAGTATCTGGGGAAAAATCGTCGGCGGTGCCGCCGGCTTTGCGATGGGTGGCCCGCTGGGCCTGCTCGTCGGGGCCGTCGGCGGGCATTTTGTCGACCGTTTGCGCCCGGATCAGGAACCGGACCCGGAGCGCGCCAAGCGGTCAGTCGGCTTCACCATCGCGGTCATTGTCCTGGGGGCCAAGATGGCGAAGGCCGACGGTGTGGTGACGCCGGACGAGGTCGATGCCTTCAAGGAGGTCTTCCAGGTTCCGGAATCGGAGATGAAGAACGTTGCCCGGGTCTTCAACCAGGCCCGCAAGGACGCGCGCGGCTTCGAACCCTATGCCGAACAGGTCGCCGGCATGTTCCGCAATTCTCCGGAGGTGCTGGAGGAATTGTTGTGGTGTCTGGCACATATCGCCAAGGCGGATGGCGTGATCCATCCCGGCGAACTGGAGTTTCTAAGCAGCGTATCCGAGATCTTCGGCTTTGATGGCGCGACCTTCGAACGGGTTACCGCGCTTCAGCTCGACGGCGGCAACGCCGATCCCTATCAGATCCTGGGGGTTGCCGCCGGCGCCAGTGACGAGGAAATCCGTAAGGCGCATCGGGCGCTGGTGGTCGAAAATCACCCGGACAAGCTGATTGCGAAAGGCATGCCCGAAGAGTTTGTCACGGTCGCAAACGAACGTGTGGCAAAGATCAACGCGGCGTATGACCAGATTCGACAGATGCGCGCCGGGGCGGCGCAATGA
- a CDS encoding N-acetylmuramoyl-L-alanine amidase, whose translation MRVVDTPSPNFGPRRGVERPTMLVLHYTGMQSAEESLARLCDPTAEVSAHYLIEEDGTLHRLVDESQRAWHAGLAFWRGVRDVNSLSIGIELQNPGHEFGYRTFPEAQIDSLSALCLSILARHPIEPAGIVGHSDVAPDRKTDPGELFPWRDLAGRGIGVFPDLGMPTDRSLPELLAEIGYDPDANECIAAFQRRFRPDRIDGRADCECAAIAAAYLKLISNDTDAEGGRHR comes from the coding sequence ATGCGGGTTGTCGACACGCCATCGCCGAATTTCGGTCCCCGCCGTGGCGTCGAACGGCCGACCATGCTCGTCCTGCATTACACTGGAATGCAAAGCGCGGAGGAGTCGCTGGCGCGTCTCTGCGACCCGACTGCAGAGGTCAGCGCGCACTACCTGATCGAAGAAGATGGAACGCTGCATCGGCTCGTCGATGAGTCGCAGCGGGCCTGGCATGCCGGCCTGGCCTTCTGGCGCGGCGTTCGCGATGTGAATTCGCTGTCGATCGGTATCGAGCTTCAGAATCCGGGCCATGAGTTCGGCTATCGCACCTTTCCGGAGGCGCAGATCGACAGCTTGAGCGCACTCTGCCTTTCCATACTGGCCCGTCATCCGATCGAGCCGGCGGGTATCGTCGGGCATTCCGATGTTGCACCTGACCGCAAGACCGATCCGGGCGAACTGTTCCCCTGGCGGGATCTGGCAGGGCGCGGGATCGGGGTCTTCCCTGATCTGGGCATGCCGACAGATCGCTCGTTGCCGGAACTGCTTGCCGAGATCGGCTACGACCCGGACGCGAATGAGTGTATTGCCGCTTTCCAGCGACGCTTTCGTCCAGACCGTATCGACGGCCGCGCGGATTGCGAGTGCGCGGCCATCGCCGCCGCCTATCTGAAACTCATCAGCAATGACACGGATGCCGAGGGAGGCAGACACCGATGA
- a CDS encoding EamA family transporter, protein MKPLDFATAIFVILIWGLNFVVVKVGVQEIPPFLFMAMRFVVVALILLPFIRWPKGQFRPLLAYSVVLGVLHFAMMFNAMAMADAATVALLSQLNTPWAVILAAIVFKDYPGWRRILGIVIAFVGCAIIAGEPRFEGGLLPALLVVGGTFLWAVAAVQVKQIGEIGPFALNGWMAAMAAPQLLAISFAVEDNHWEILSTLSWLGWGAIFFQSVMVVIVGYGLWYGLIKRYPISRVIPLTLLLPVVGVASGVLILDEALTPYMIVGGILVMIGVGIVTLRQAVRGAPHQPKVPS, encoded by the coding sequence ATGAAGCCGCTGGATTTCGCGACGGCGATCTTCGTAATTCTGATCTGGGGTCTCAATTTCGTAGTCGTAAAAGTTGGCGTTCAGGAGATACCGCCCTTTCTGTTCATGGCGATGCGCTTCGTCGTGGTGGCGCTGATCCTGCTGCCTTTCATCCGCTGGCCGAAAGGTCAGTTCCGGCCGTTGCTGGCCTATTCCGTCGTATTGGGGGTTCTGCATTTCGCGATGATGTTCAACGCGATGGCGATGGCCGATGCCGCGACTGTCGCGCTGCTGAGCCAGTTGAACACGCCCTGGGCGGTGATCCTGGCGGCAATCGTGTTCAAGGACTATCCCGGGTGGCGGCGCATTCTGGGCATCGTGATCGCCTTCGTCGGTTGTGCCATTATCGCCGGGGAACCGCGGTTTGAGGGGGGGCTGCTGCCGGCGTTGCTGGTTGTCGGCGGGACCTTCCTGTGGGCCGTTGCGGCCGTTCAGGTCAAACAGATCGGTGAAATCGGTCCCTTCGCCCTGAACGGCTGGATGGCGGCCATGGCGGCACCGCAATTGCTGGCAATCTCTTTCGCGGTCGAGGACAATCACTGGGAGATTCTGTCGACTCTGTCCTGGCTGGGCTGGGGGGCGATCTTCTTCCAGTCGGTGATGGTCGTGATTGTCGGCTATGGCCTGTGGTACGGGCTGATTAAACGTTATCCGATCAGCCGGGTCATCCCGTTGACGCTTCTGCTGCCGGTCGTCGGCGTGGCCAGCGGCGTCCTGATTCTGGATGAGGCACTGACACCCTACATGATCGTCGGTGGAATTCTGGTCATGATCGGGGTCGGCATTGTGACCCTGCGTCAGGCCGTGCGCGGTGCGCCGCATCAGCCGAAGGTACCGTCGTGA